The Pricia mediterranea genome includes a window with the following:
- a CDS encoding ArnT family glycosyltransferase, with protein sequence MISNGRYWFFIILIVLVYIAGTFVTLMENDSAQFAVMAMRMYQENDFINLFKGSEEYLDKPHMHYWLAALSYKLFGLHDWAYRIPGILVTLLGAYSCFGLGRLLYNLDTGKLAALVFMTSQTIMLSVIDVRTDAVLTGFTIFAIWQLVTYIENRSTIAIILGALGAGLAFSTKGQIALLVIGIAVLCHLAYTRKWTALFHWKLLVALLVFSLAIAPMLYAYYLQFDMHPEKIIRGRGDRSGIFFIFWEQSFERLSGEGMGTNSGDYFFFFHTFLWVFLPWTVLGLAAFASRIRTLFRLKFAYDTKYEFLTLGTITLFFLIASFSQFKLPHYLNIIIPLFSVLTAAYINGLYVANRMKPLKVLLGFQYFILGIVFVATLFICFFVFPFAHIYASILLVALLLIITYFCLKREAYYLRIITLSVYSSLLLNAVLNLHFYPNLLTYQAGSEMGEVVREEQIPVDNIYKLDDFHTWSFDFYNQKPLGVFSSQNLKQEDNVWLYVSDAEIRQLRDQGFDWDRQYTRPHFRITRLSTKFLNPATRKRTLDNMHLIHIY encoded by the coding sequence ATGATTTCCAACGGCAGGTACTGGTTCTTTATAATCCTAATTGTACTGGTGTATATTGCCGGCACCTTCGTGACCTTGATGGAGAACGACTCCGCACAGTTCGCCGTTATGGCCATGCGGATGTACCAGGAAAACGATTTTATCAACCTTTTTAAAGGTTCCGAAGAATATCTTGACAAACCGCACATGCACTATTGGCTTGCCGCCCTGTCGTACAAGCTATTCGGACTCCACGATTGGGCCTACCGCATTCCCGGCATTTTAGTTACCCTGTTGGGCGCCTACAGTTGCTTCGGCTTGGGAAGGTTACTTTATAATCTCGATACGGGAAAATTGGCTGCCCTCGTCTTTATGACCTCGCAGACCATTATGTTGTCCGTTATCGATGTCCGTACCGATGCCGTGCTTACCGGCTTTACCATCTTCGCCATTTGGCAGCTGGTCACCTACATCGAAAATAGGTCTACCATCGCCATCATTCTGGGGGCTTTGGGCGCGGGACTTGCGTTCTCGACCAAGGGCCAGATTGCCCTTTTGGTCATCGGGATCGCGGTGCTGTGCCATCTGGCCTATACCCGCAAGTGGACCGCCTTGTTTCATTGGAAATTGCTGGTGGCGTTGCTCGTCTTTTCATTGGCCATTGCCCCGATGCTCTATGCCTATTATCTGCAGTTCGATATGCATCCTGAAAAGATCATACGTGGCAGGGGCGACCGCAGCGGTATCTTTTTTATTTTTTGGGAACAGAGTTTCGAACGGCTCAGCGGCGAGGGGATGGGAACGAATAGTGGGGATTACTTTTTCTTTTTCCATACTTTTTTATGGGTTTTTCTCCCTTGGACGGTTTTGGGCCTTGCCGCCTTTGCATCTCGGATACGGACGTTGTTCAGACTGAAATTCGCCTACGACACCAAATACGAATTTTTGACCCTGGGGACCATAACCTTGTTTTTTCTGATCGCCAGTTTTTCACAGTTCAAACTGCCCCATTACCTGAACATTATCATTCCCCTGTTCTCGGTGCTGACGGCTGCCTATATCAATGGGCTGTACGTAGCGAACCGTATGAAACCGTTGAAAGTTCTATTGGGCTTTCAGTACTTTATTTTGGGTATTGTTTTTGTGGCCACGCTGTTCATATGTTTCTTCGTGTTTCCTTTTGCGCATATTTACGCGTCCATTTTGCTGGTAGCGCTATTACTGATTATCACTTATTTTTGTTTGAAACGGGAAGCCTATTATCTTAGGATCATCACCCTTTCGGTTTATAGCTCCCTTTTATTGAATGCCGTTTTAAACCTGCATTTTTATCCCAATCTATTGACCTATCAGGCTGGTTCCGAGATGGGCGAGGTGGTCAGGGAAGAACAGATTCCAGTGGATAACATCTATAAGCTGGACGATTTCCATACCTGGTCCTTTGATTTTTACAACCAAAAACCGCTAGGCGTCTTTTCTTCCCAAAATTTGAAGCAAGAAGACAATGTTTGGCTATACGTCAGCGATGCCGAAATTCGGCAGCTCCGGGACCAAGGCTTCGATTGGGACCGCCAGTACACCAGGCCCCATTTCAGGATTACCCGCCTGAGCACTAAATTCCTCAACCCTGCCACCCGCAAAAGGACGCTGGACAATATGCATTTGATTCATATTTATTAG
- a CDS encoding lysylphosphatidylglycerol synthase transmembrane domain-containing protein: protein MAKWRKQGIALLKIVVSLVLVYFVFTKVDFGEVWSILRKSRPNFLGLALLFFVGSKVLSAFRLNLYFHQLGIPLTQNSNLKLYLLGMFYNLFLPGGIGGDAYKGYLIRKKFEVRTKKVVSVLLLDRLSGMLLLFVFACTLAMGLDDSVLGDYRIVFGVAIVVGIFVFWGLNKRFFGYVFPIFWKSVGYSALVQGLQLASLYCILSALSISDQIPAYLFVFLISSIVSVVPLTIGGIGSREVTFYYGALWLGLDQDTSIGISMAFFLITALVSFLGIYFHFRKPELGVVRH, encoded by the coding sequence GTGGCGAAGTGGCGTAAACAAGGCATAGCCCTGCTCAAAATCGTCGTCAGCCTGGTTCTGGTCTATTTTGTGTTCACCAAGGTCGATTTCGGGGAAGTCTGGAGTATCCTTCGAAAATCCCGGCCGAACTTCTTGGGACTGGCGCTGCTGTTCTTCGTAGGCTCAAAAGTCCTTTCTGCCTTTCGGCTCAATCTCTACTTTCATCAGCTCGGCATCCCGTTGACCCAAAATAGCAACCTAAAGCTTTACCTGCTCGGGATGTTCTACAATCTGTTCCTGCCCGGGGGAATCGGGGGGGATGCCTACAAAGGCTATCTGATCCGGAAAAAGTTCGAGGTGCGTACCAAAAAGGTAGTGTCCGTCCTGCTCCTCGACCGATTAAGCGGAATGTTGTTGCTCTTTGTCTTCGCCTGCACGTTGGCCATGGGGCTTGACGACTCGGTGTTGGGCGACTATCGCATCGTATTCGGAGTGGCCATAGTAGTGGGAATTTTCGTGTTTTGGGGGTTGAACAAACGCTTTTTCGGATATGTGTTTCCCATATTTTGGAAGTCGGTCGGGTATTCGGCACTGGTACAGGGCCTACAGCTTGCTAGTCTGTACTGTATTCTATCCGCCTTGTCCATATCGGACCAAATACCGGCCTACCTTTTTGTGTTCTTGATATCCTCGATTGTTTCGGTGGTGCCCCTGACCATAGGAGGGATAGGCAGTCGCGAGGTCACATTCTACTACGGTGCCCTTTGGTTGGGACTGGACCAGGATACCTCCATCGGAATCAGCATGGCTTTTTTTTTGATTACCGCCCTTGTTTCGTTTTTAGGAATTTATTTTCACTTTCGGAAACCGGAGTTGGGAGTCGTTAGACATTAG
- a CDS encoding glycosyltransferase family 2 protein — MHPVTSSLLSLVIPLYNEADNVLPLTQQIHEALKGYEYQIVYVDDFSEDATRSVVNGMNDNRVHLIALKKNYGQSLALAAGIDYAEGEYLITMDGDLQNDPSDIPKMLEFAVTDEYDVVTGIRQKRQDSLGKKIPSKIANFLVRRVTRLDIKDNGCALKVFKREVAKDLNLYGEMHRFITLLAHLEGAQIKQVPVKHHARHSGVSKYGLERVFKVVADMMLLLFIRKYFQRPIHLFGIFGFFLIIIGILINIYLLIVKFGFGEDIGTRPLLIFGLMFILAGVQLFTIGIVMELLIRTYYESQQKRPYRIKKISIGGEVA; from the coding sequence ATGCATCCCGTAACCTCCTCCCTACTCTCCCTAGTCATCCCGCTTTATAACGAGGCCGATAACGTTTTGCCCTTGACACAACAGATCCATGAGGCGCTGAAAGGTTACGAATACCAGATTGTCTATGTCGATGATTTTTCGGAAGATGCGACCCGCTCGGTCGTCAACGGAATGAACGATAACCGCGTGCACCTCATCGCCCTAAAAAAGAACTACGGACAGAGCCTGGCCCTAGCCGCGGGAATCGATTATGCAGAAGGGGAGTATCTCATTACAATGGACGGGGACCTGCAGAACGACCCTAGCGATATCCCGAAAATGCTGGAATTTGCGGTCACCGATGAATACGACGTCGTTACCGGAATCCGCCAAAAACGGCAAGACTCCCTCGGGAAAAAGATTCCCTCTAAAATCGCCAATTTTTTAGTCCGACGCGTGACCCGGCTGGATATCAAGGACAATGGCTGCGCGCTAAAAGTATTCAAGAGAGAAGTAGCTAAAGACCTAAACCTCTACGGGGAAATGCACCGCTTTATCACCCTTCTCGCCCATTTGGAAGGGGCCCAGATCAAGCAGGTGCCCGTCAAACACCATGCCCGACATTCCGGGGTGTCGAAATACGGACTCGAGCGCGTGTTCAAGGTCGTGGCGGACATGATGCTCCTGCTCTTTATCCGCAAGTATTTCCAGAGGCCCATTCACCTCTTCGGTATTTTCGGATTCTTTTTGATCATCATCGGAATTCTGATCAATATCTACCTGCTCATCGTAAAATTCGGATTCGGGGAGGATATCGGTACCCGTCCCTTGCTGATTTTTGGGTTGATGTTCATTTTGGCCGGGGTTCAACTGTTTACTATCGGTATCGTCATGGAGCTATTGATCCGCACCTACTACGAATCGCAACAAAAAAGACCGTACCGCATCAAAAAAATATCCATCGGTGGCGAAGTGGCGTAA